In Dryobates pubescens isolate bDryPub1 chromosome 28, bDryPub1.pri, whole genome shotgun sequence, a single window of DNA contains:
- the GPR6 gene encoding G-protein coupled receptor 6 → MQAATGINQSAAAAPRLPAAAGGGGNASLELSSRPPAPAALNPWDVMLCVSGTAIACENALVVAIICYSPALRTPMFVLVGSLATADLLAGLGLILNFVFQYVIRSETVSLLTVGFLVASFAASVSSLLAITVDRYLSLYNALTYYSERTVLCIHTMLAGAWGVSLCLGLLPVLGWNCLHDHAACSVVRPLTKSNVTLLSASFFLIFLIMLHLYIEICKIVCRHAHQIALQQHFLTASHYVATKKGVSTLAIILGTFGASWLPFAIYCVVGDPDYPSVYTYATLLPATYNSMINPIIYAYRNQEIQRSMWVLFCGCFQAKVSFRSRSPSDV, encoded by the coding sequence ATGCAGGCAGCGACCGGCATCAACCAGAGCGCAGCGGCTGCCCCGCGGCTGCCGGCCGCGGCTGGCGGCGGCGGCAACGCCTCGCTGGAGCTGTCGTCGCGACCCCCCGCGCCCGCTGCCCTCAACCCCTGGGATGTGATGCTCTGCGTCTCCGGCACGGCCATCGCCTGCGAGAACGCCCTGGTCGTGGCCATCATCTGCTACTCGCCTGCCCTGCGCACCCCCATGTTCGTGCTGGTGGGCAGCCTGGCCACGGCTGACCTCCTGGCCGGGCTCGGCCTCATCCTCAACTTCGTTTTCCAGTACGTGATCCGCTCCGAGACGGTCAGCCTGCTGACGGTGGGCTTCCTCGTCGCCTCCTTCGCCGCCTCCGTGAGTAGCTTGCTAGCCATCACGGTGGATCGCTACCTCTCCCTCTACAACGCCCTCACCTACTACTCGGAGAGGACGGTGCTCTGCATCCACACCATGCTGGCGGGTGCCTGGGGGGTgtccctctgcctggggctgctccccgtCCTGGGCTGGAACTGCCTCCATGACCACGCCGCCTGTAGCGTCGTCAGACCCTTGACCAAGAGCAATGTGACGCTGCTGTCCGcctcttttttcctcattttcctcATCATGCTCCATCTCTACATTGAGATCTGCAAGATCGTTTGCAGGCATGCCCACCAGAtagctctccagcagcacttTCTGACTGCTTCACACTATGTGGCCACCAAAAAGGGAGTCTCTACCCTCGCTATAATCCTCGGGACTTTTGGAGCCAGCTGGCTGCCTTTTGCCATCTACTGTGTAGTGGGGGATCCTGACTACCCTTCCGTCTACACCTACGCCACGCTTCTCCCTGCCACCTACAACTCCATGATCAACCCCATCATTTACGCCTACAGGAACCAGGAAATCCAGAGGTCCATGTGGGTGCTCTTCTGCGGCTGCTTTCAGGCTAAAGTGTCCTTCCGCTCCCGGTCCCCCAGCGATGTCTGA